In the genome of Candoia aspera isolate rCanAsp1 chromosome 4, rCanAsp1.hap2, whole genome shotgun sequence, the window TGTGACATAAAGCTCTCTCGGCAGTGCTCTTTGGAGCCAGCCATTATATCCTGCTTCCCCCTCCTTTGGCACTGTCAGCAGCTGAGCAGTTTGAAGGGCCAGGAATGGCCAGACAGCAATGAAAAGAGTGGCCAATTCCCGTACGATTCCTCCTCGGCCTGGCTGCTGAGATTCCCTGCCAGGGGTCTTCCTGTGGTGGAGTTAGTGCTGCAGAAAACTGTGCTAAGCATGCAGTCTGCTGCGCCCACTGAGTTCCCGATCCTGCCACCGGCATGCTGCTAGCAGATGATGTTCTCCTTATTTACAGCTTCCAGGGCAGGTTATGGACCAGGATGGGTGGATTTTCCCAGccttttcccctctcctctcACCAAATGTCACCAGCTGGTGGGTTAACACCAGCCAGCATAATTCCTTAATGTGCCTGCAATGAGGAGGCGGCTCGACTGGTGGGGTTAGCCACTTATCAAAACTCTTTCTACTTTGGTGCAGGTGTTTTTACTGGCACATTCAAAGGGATCTAACTATCAGTGGATAGTTGAACTCCCTTTGTGCAGCAGTTGGGCACTGTTTCAGAAGAACACTGACTCCATGTTTGAAATGAGCTGAACCCAGGTTTAGGGCTCTTCCAGAAGAGCGTTAAGCCCACCTTCAGTGGCGGGCTGCCTGTGTAGCTGATAGGCTCCGTATAAACATGGGCTTACCGCTCTCCTAGAAGAGTGCTGGACCCATCTTCAAAAGCGTCCCGAAGGTTGTGCTGTGAAATAGCAAAGAAAGCGCGCGCTCTCTCCCCTGCCCCATCCTGCCCCACGCAGCTTCCACCCTGTGACCAACCCCAGTCAGCTTCTCTTTGGGCCAATCCCGATCTTCAAGCCAGGTTCACccagggttggggtggggggcagggggaaagcCTTGGAGAACAGGACCTGGAGGCTGGAGAGATGAGGTTGTGCCTGCCCCAGGGACCACccagcctcagcagcagcaggacagTTAGTGAGCGTGTCTGCAGTAACAATCACGCTGGGGATCCGATGGACGTTACTTCAAGACCAGAGCAGCTAAAGCAATGCTGGTGTGGCGGGGGAGGTCATGGCTCCCAGAAGCGGTCACTGGGTCTTGTCTGTTCTGGGGGTAGGTGGAAATACCACCTTTCTTCCCGTTTCGGCTCTTACCCTGTTCTTGAAGCATGGGCTACAAAAATTAGATTTGCGTTGTTCCTCCATGAAGCAAGACTGATTTCTGTCTTTAATCAAAACTAGAAATCGTTAAGTGTTACAGGACCTTTCTGGCAATGTGTattggggggggagagaaaggggtGGTACAAAATACGAATTCGACACAGATAGGAAGGAGTAGCCGTGGCTTCATTCAGCCTCCTGTCAACCTCAGACATGCCCAGGGCCCTTTTGAAGGCTGATTCCTCCATGCAACGGGGATGAAAGTGCCAGTTTTATCTGCTGAGAGCAGCCTCCACAACACTGTCCCAATGCTGATGCGTCTGTGGTGGATTTGGGGCAGCGTGAGCCCATCAGGATGAAGCAGCTGAGATCCAATGACAAGGGAACAAAGATAATATTTCACTTGAACCGTGGCTACTGGCCAGAAACATTATGCTAGTAGTCTTTGAACCATGAACCTCCCAGACCGGCTGCTCTCACCATAATAAGCTAAGTGACAAAACAAGCAAGCCatggttaaaactaaccaagttgAGGTTACTCTGCCCATGCAGCTGCTAAGTTTGTAACTGAAATGGCTGAGGGTGCCAGTGGCCTGAAGACAGCCAGAGTGGGCAGTGGGGTGGATGTCAGCACGGATGAGGGGCAGCGGGAGGACAAAACAGCCACTGGACACCAAAGGACTGAGCCAGTGACTTCGCTGGGCCTTTCCTCTCTGCAGGTTCTAGGAAGCCGGCTTGTTGGCTAACAGCTGAGGCATAACTGCAGGACACAAATGTCAACTCCTTCAGCTTCCCTGTGAGAACAAACGAAGTGGAGCACTGGGGAACATTAGCTGTGATGCCCTCTCCCCCGAGGTAGTTATGAGCGCACGAGTCTTCCTTGGATATGAGCACGATGGTGGCCAAGGAAGGCTGGTGCTTTATTAGGGCTTCTACATCCCCTTTGCGGCTCCTGGACTTTTCTGCAACAGTCAGGGAGACCCCCAGGGATGGCACCCACTAACGTCCCAGTGTAAGATTCAGGGGGGCAAAGACCACCGTCCATGCCAGGCCAGGCTTTTATATGGAAGGAACAGGGAGGTGCCAGCCAAGCCCACCTCCAGGTTTCCTGCAGATGCCTTTGCTTTGCTGCCGCGACCGGGAGGAagagaggccctggctgctgtgGGAGGCTGCTGTGCCATCGGCCATGGGGTGGAGGCCCAAGACGAGCCTTCCTCACCGGGCACCACAAAGAACggtgggtgggggcaggggggaaggagggagggtttCAGGAGGATTTCAGGGAATCATGGAAAAGCAGCTCCCTCTGGTCTGCCACTAGAAGGTCACCTCCAGGTGAGCTTGCCTGGCCAACGTCACAATGTCGGAGAGGGTCACGGCCATCTTGGCCGCTTGGTCCAAGTCGTCGCAGGCCAAGATTTTCAGGCTGCTCTCGGCTATCAAAACTTTCGCCTGCTCCACTTGCGTGCCTTGTAACCGCACAACGACCGGGATTTTCAGCTCAAGCTCAGTGGCCGCCAGGATGATCCCTTCAGCGATAATGTCGCATCGCATGATGCCCCCAAAGATATTGACCAGGATGGACTGCACCCGTTGATCGGAAGTGATCAGCTTGAAGGCCTCCTTCACCTGTTCCGCCGTGGCCCCCCCACCGACATCCAGGAAGTTGGCTGGGGTGCCCCCGTGGAGCTTAATGATGtccatggtggccatggccaGGCCAGCCCCGTTCACCAGGCAGCCGATATTCCCGTCCAGGCCGACGTAGCTGAGGTCGGCGCTGGCGGCCTCCCTGTCCCGCTCATCCTCCTGGGTCCAGTCCTGCAGCTCAAAGATCTGCTTCTGACGGAAAGCCGAATTGTCATCAAAGTTTATCTTTGCATCCATGCACATCACCCTCCCCGTGGAGTCTTCCACCATGGGGTTGATCTCCACCATGACAGCATCGTACTTAATAAAAAGGTTGTAAAGCTTGACCATGGTATCGGCAGCTTCGCTCGACACCTTAGCCTGAAAGCCCATTTTCTGAGCCAGCCGAAGGGCCTGCTCTTCCTGGATCCCCTCCACGATATCCACAGGCTCCTTCAGGATGGCTTCCGGGTCCTCGGCAGCGACGTCTTCGATACTGACACCCCCCTGGGAACTGCCGATGAGCACCGGCCCCTGGAAGGCCCTCTCCATGGTGATGGCAAAGTAGTACTCCTTCCTCAGGTACCTGCGCTCACAGACGAGGACCTGGTTGCAAATCCGGCCCCTTTCCCCCGTCTGCTTGGTGAACAGCTTCTTCCCGATCATCTGGGTGGCCACCTCCCTGGCTTCCTCAGGGGAACACACCATCTGCACGCCTCCCTTCAGACCCCCTTCGAAGATCCCTTTTCCACGCCCGCCTGCCAAAACCTGGGCCTTGACCACTAGGTCCTCTGTCCCTATTTCTTTGGCAGCAGCGTACACCTCCTCTGGTGTCTTTGCAACCAACGCGTTCGGAACAGCCACCCCGGCCTCCTTCAGCAGCCTCATGCTCAGGTATTCATGCAGCGACAAGTGCCTTAGCTGTGGCCCCGAGAGCCCGAGGTGCCCTGCAGCGGCACTCAGGGCTCCCAGGCCGCTTCTGCCACCCATCCATCCTGCCACCCTTGCTGCCCAGTGGCCAATCATGGGGAAGTTGCCACTGACTTTCGCCAGCCTTTTTGCCTTCCCCAGATCTCCAACTGCCcttttgaacaggaaaaaaaaaggcaatttccCAGAGTTCTTTCCCCAACTGCCCGCAGCCTGGCCTGCGATTGGTCAGGGCAAGGTTCCACCAGCTGGGCCTGGCCAGGTGGCAAAGGGGCTCTGGGTCAGGCTCTGCCCCCAGCAGTGACATGGGGCTCCATGCCCAGATGCTCCTGTACTGGTTGGTTAAGGCCACCCTGCTTCAGAAGCAACGGGTTCTGTGGGAAGCCTTATGCCTGCCCCAAGTTCTTGTCTTATCCACTGTATCAGCCAGCTTCTTCTGCAgaatccctttttttttctttctactttgtTCACTGATCTTACTTGGTGCTGGTTTCAGTCCTTGTTAGCTATACCAAGGGAAACATCTGTACCGGGAGGATATACATTTGCAGCTGGCTACTTCTACCTAGCTAACTATTATTTATGACGTATGTTTTCAATGGCTGTGTTAGGTATACTCGTTTAAGTAGTAGTATTtacttttgtactgttttatagAGCTGCTGTTATTTTTTGAAGTTATGTGGTAAACAGCTGTGGGCTGGGGTGCCAGGACTGTGCAAGTTTAAATTTGACAATAAGGAAATGCAATATGGAGAGTAGAGGCTTTGCAAAGTACAGGAGCTAGACTGGGCCACAATGTTTTGCAGAGCAGGAAATGCCTCTCCCAAGTCAAGTCAGCCAAGTTTTCTTGGCGCTCAAGGCCAAAGATCCCCCCAGACCTCTCCCATCCTGCTAGGAAAACAGCAACCATTTCCCTCCCCAAGAATCTGCCAAACTTACTTTCTGCAGCCATTTTTCCTATCTGGTTCCAGTTAAATTTATTTGTAGGCACCCTTCATCGCCTTGACGGTTCTCACTGAGACCTGGGGTGGACAAACTCCATTTAGTGCATTAAAAGTTACTGCACACAGGCACCAGGCTGATGTGAGTGCATAACCAAAAAAGAAGATCTGCCCTGAGCGCTGCCAAGCTAGGGTCATTTCCTCGGCAATCTATGGGGTGGATGTGAGTCACTGGAGGTGGCAAAGGGTGGACATCGAACACAAAAGCAGTTTCAGAAGGCGAAAGTTCCACGGAGAAGCATGGAACAGCCAACACTTAACACAGGACAGGCGTGACAGGAAAAGCACCATTGGACCTGCcagtgttacctggaattttaggctttgTGGAGAGAGATGGTCTACAGAAtcgccgagaatcagacacgattgaacggataacatcatcatcattagcATCTTAATAAAGGTGATagtagcattttagcatggcatcctCCTTTTGGAGTTCAGAAAACTACGTTTTTTCCTTTTAGCCAAAACCGCTTCCTTTGATGTGCAAATAGTAGCCCTCCCAGGGACGTCAGTCAAGCGATAGGGCTATATTCTGAAGTCCTTGAGTGTTGAAAGTGTTAAAGAAACAAGGAGGAGatgcaacatacagtattttacGGGTGTCTGTCTTTTCTCACGCCTAATtgatgtcttttattgtttgatttgttgctttctgATGCATCACATATATCGAATGTGTGTATCATTTGTTCCTGCACCCTATATAAAgacttgacaccccccccccatataaAATGCTTTTCgctttgcctgaagtacttgGTGGTTTGTATTGTTGAGCACGTGACAGAATGGAGCTTCACAGAAATGGCAACGGGCTGGCCATATGGCCCAAGGAACAGATCAACGCTGGGCCATACTGGATTCCCACTGACCTTAAAAGACCCAGAAAATGCCCAAACTAACACCAGGTAGACGATGTAACTCCATTCAAGGGTGTTAGCCACGCTGAAGCCCTCAGAGAGCAGGTGGAGAGGTCTTCATCCTGCATTGGACCGCTCAGGCTGATAATGAATGAAGACAAGGTGAGCGGTTCCCTTGGCTAGCTTTCTTTTAACACAAGTCTCTCTgtgttgtttatttataaatacaaacaaatatTACAAAGTTGAAATGAGTCTCGAAACATCTATTTCCCTGCAGGATTCCACTCTGGTGGGCATTGTGCCCACCCACTTCACAATGCCTGTGGGCAACTTCCTTTTACTAAATACAGCACTGATAGCAACAGTCACTCTCTCCTTTTCAGATGGAAATTAGCATCTGTTTCTCGGGAACCTTTTTATGGCAGAACAAGAGAAGCTCCAGGATCAGGCAATGTTTGTCCTGTGGGAAAGAAGGGCTTCCATGACTGGGGGCTCCTCTGGGGGCGTAGAGGAGGCAGGGCGGAGGTCGGTGAGGTCATGGAACCCCTTTCTTCAGCCAATGGGAAGCCAGGAGGGGGCAGCGGGTTTACTTTTTCAAACAGTAACAGCCACCTGGAAGGTCTGTTGGAAGAGACCCCAGGAGGTTACCCCTGGGAGCAGGGGATCAAGCTGCCCCCATGTTCTGGGCACAGGCAGTGAGAGGGGCCAGACTGACGGGGACAAAGGTCTGCTGGGTAGGGTGGGGCACCGGGGCACCAGGGCTGGGGGGAAGCCGGAGACTTTCCACAACATGTCTGGGACTGCAGCTGCAGCGTCAGCGTCTCCGTCACTTATCTCTCCACGAGTACCTGAGCATGAAGCTGCTGAAGGAAGCCGGCATCCCCGTTCCCTATGGCTTGGTCGCGAGAACCCCAGAGGAGGCTTACAAGGTGGCAAGAAAGATTGGGACCAACGACCTTGTGGTGAAGGCCCAGGTTTTAGCCGGCGGGCGGGAAAAGGGGACCTTTGAAGGGGGCCTGAAGGGAGGCGTGCAGATAGTGTGTTCTCCAGAGGAAGCCAGGGAGGTGGCTGCCCAGATGATCGGGAAGAAGCTGTTCACCAAGCAGACGGGGGAAAGGGGCCGGATTTGCAACCAGGTCCTCGTCTGTGAGCGCAGGTACCTGAGGAAGGAGTACTACTTTGCCATCACCATGGAGAGGGCCTTCCAGGGGCCGGTGATTATCGCCAGTTCTCAGGGCGGTGTCCGCATTGAAGACGTAGCTGCCGAACACCCGGAGACCATCCTGAAGGAGCCTGTGGATATCGTGGAGGGTCTCCAGAAGAAGAAGGCCCGTCAGCTGGCTGAGAAAATGGGATTCCCTTTGCAGGTGGTCGAAGAAGCAGCTGACAACATGATCAAGATCTACAACTTCTTTATTAAGTACGATGCCGTCATGGTGGAGATCAACCCCATGGTGGAAGACTCCACGGGGAGGGTGATGTGCATGGATGCGAAGATCATTTTCGACAGCAATTCGGCTTTCCGTCAGCAGAAGGTCTTTGAGCTGCAGGACTGGACCCAGGTAGACGAGAAGGAGAGAGAGGCCGCCAACGCAGAGCTCAACTACATCGCTCTGGACGGGAACATCGGCTGCCTGGTGAACGGGGCCGGCCtggccatggccaccatggaCATCATTAAGCTCCACGGGGGCACCCCGGCCAACTTCCTCAATGTCGGTGGGGGGGCCACGGTGGAACAAGTGACGGAGGCCTTCAAGCTGATAACCTCCAATGAAAACGTTCAGGCTATCCTGGTCAATATCTTTGGAGGTCTCATGAGATGTGATGTCATCGCACATGGGATCATTATGTCAGCCAAAGACCTGGAGCTCAAAATACCGATTGTGGTCCGGTTACAAGGAACTCGAGTGGCCGATGCCAAAATCCTAATTGCAGAGAGCGGCTTGAAGATACTGGCCTGCGACGACTTGGATAAGGCGGCAAAAATGGCTGTCAAAATCTCTGAAATCATGAGTTTAGCAAAAGAGGTGGGGATCGATGTTAAGTTTCATTTGCCCCCCTAGCTTCCATTCCCAGGTGGCACTGCCTTCTCAAATGCTTCCTCCCTGGGGCCATcatattgggggagggggttagATTGCCCCAACCTACTGCTCAGTTTCAACATGGTGCAAAATAGTGCAAAGTATTCTATGGTTAACCTTATTCTTATTTGCACCCTTTGGTCTTGCCATATAAAGTGGAGGGAAAAATTCTTGTCCAGAAGAACTAGAAGCTGAAAATAAAGCAAGACTTTAACAGAGAGTTTCATTTGTCTCCCTGATTGCTGAGCACTGATCTGCTGGTGGCTCAGCCCTGCTCCATCGGCCGAGGGGGCTCTTGCTCCGCCGAGGGAGAGGCGCAGAGGGCTAGTGAGGAAGGTCCTGGACTGCACCGGGAGGGCCCGGTTTCTCGCCCCCGCCATCCCCGagcaactttgggccagtccctctctcccagcccaacgcTGCCTCGTGGGGCGCTTGCCGGGAGAACGGCGGGGGAGCGGGCGACGATCGACCTCTCTGGAAGTCCGCAGCGCCCCTTCGACTCCGCCCTCAGCGCCGCCTTGAGCCGCGTGTGTGACCGGCCCCGAGGCCGCCCCGGCCCCAGCCTCGCCGCCTCGGGACGGAAGGGCGCGTCGGGGCGCCGCAGGAGAGCCTCGCTCTTGCTCTGGGCCCCGGGCCCCGGGCCCCTcaaccccaaccctaaccctttgAGGTGGGGCGGGTGTCCCTTTGGCCGGTCAAGGGCAACCGACCAAGGGTGGCACGGTCTCCTCGAGGctgcccccctccctgcagaACTCCGGCCAAGGCTAGATGCCCGCACACCTCTCGTGGCCTCTGGAGTTCGTAGCCCGGGAACGGCAGCCGCGCCGCCAGAGCCGGGCCGTTTTCGAGGCCGGCTCTGCTTCATGAGAAccatgacgacgacgacgacgatttGTTACAGccaccccactccaaaagactccgtatctaccacacacacacacacacacacacacacgcacacgcacacagagTGATAACAGTTGGTAAATAATGtactttatttaataataaaataagatccATTATGTAACTTTTGCAGAACCTTCTTAAAACTACGGGCAACTTCTTAGAAATTAACTCTTTCCCCTGAGGGTGAACACGTTTAGGAGGGCGGAGAACGGCTGTCGCTCCCGGTGCTGTGGCCGACTCCGGCTGCTCGGAGCCCTGCCGCGTCCGCAGGGCCACAGCGCCCCCGGCCCCGCTCTGTGAAGTGGGAAGAAACCGGCGCCCGGCATTACTGCCGTTACCGGGAAAACCAGGAGCCGAGCTGGCCTCTTCCGCCGCCGGCCCCAGGGCGCTCCGGAACAGGCTCACTGCGCCCGGGTCCGACCCCGTCCCTATTCGCTTGCGATGTAGACAAACTGGTGGCTCTCGAGAGTGCTGATGTCGTGTTCCAGCTGCTTCATCTCCGCCTCCAGTTTCTCTTGGTGAAGTCTCTTGGGAATGGTATCTATCGCTATTGAAAGGCTTTGGAATTCCGTGTTGATTTCTTCCCAATTTTTCTTGAGACCCTGCGTGAATTATATGAAACGCACATGCATTGGTTTCGtacacttttttttctgttcagcaaTATAGGATAGAAATAGTTGACAAAAGTCATAttaaccaattcattttttttaataagtgagAGACATAAAAGTGTAAGCTTTAAGGGTACCAGAAAGGTCCGTTGGTGCTGACATCCCCTTTCCCAACCCGGTGCCCCTGGTGCATTTCACCGAACAGCCAGAATGCTTAGCAAGCAACGCGCCAGACGAGCCCATCAATCCTGGCTCTGCCCTGGTTCGACCGACAAGGCGGCCCATGGAGCTTGGTGCCTGGTGGGGCTGGTGGCTTACCTCCAAGATGCTCTCCCGCTCCTGGGCAGAGAGGCGGGTGAGGCCCTTCTGCTGCAGGCCGTCCTGCCGACCAGGCGCTCGCTCTTTCTTTGCCTGCTTGGCTTCCTTCTTCCGCTTTCTGATGTATTTGGGGGTAACCCCAAAGTCCTGCAAAGGAGGAGGCTGATGCTCCAAACCCCCTGGGGGGGGCAGAGGTGCACACGGTCCCCATCCCTCCCTTTCAGAGCTGGCTCCCTTcagtgggggagggagggtgccACCTGGGAGTAGCACAGGGCCCTTTTGGGTGCTCCTTCCCACCTTGCCCCTCAAAAGGCCGGGTGCTCCGCAGGGATGCCCTGCCCCAAACTGAGCCCACAGGAGTGTTCACAGGAGCATCGCCAGGGTGGCAGTGCagggaaggtgctggactgggGGAGGGGAGGCCCAGACAGAAGCCCCCTCTTGGCCCTGGATGATCCTGGGTGACTTTAGACCAGGTCCTCTCTCTTGGCcccacctacctcacagggctgttgttgtgggaggAAATAGGAGGAAGCCATGCTCTGTAGGTGATGTGATCTGTTGTTACTAGTTTTCCATCAGCGCAGtataatttgaatttgaattctgTATCTACTTTatcaaactgcattttttttaccaTGGTGGTTTTAACTTTGGGtcatgcatttattatttattattatagtttttatattattatttattcaatttatatggccacccatctcacatatgtgattctgggtggctcaccatAAAATAGGTAAAGTACAAAGCAAAGGTGGCAATGTGCCAGTGGGATAAATAAGTGAGTCCCACCTCAGGTTCCTGAACAaaaagtggggtataaatctaGGAAATGAATGCATAAAGAATAATGGACAAGTAAAGGGGCAGCAGCTCCCCCCATCAACGCATTTGGAAACAGTAGGAAGAGGGTGAATTGCCTGCCGTGTTCAGGGTTCAGAGAGAGCAGAGTGGGCCCCTCCTGCCTTGTGGGGCGGTTGCAACAGTGGGACAGGGCCTTAATTCTCATGTGAATAAACGTCCTGTACTGAGTCAAAGGCTTCCCCGGTCAATCAGCTAGTAGGCCAAGAAAGCATCGCTTGCCGTCCCTTCATAGcttcacccccccaccccccttagcAGCTCTGCAGAGATCACCCCCTGTGTCCCGCAAAGCCAGCTTGAGCCCTGCGTCGGCCAGGCCAGGCCGCCCTCGCTGGCAGTGCCAGGGGCGAAACACACCTTCTTCTTGAGGAACCTCTGGATCAGCCCCGACTGGTCCAGGAGAAACTTGTCTCCCTTGCGCTGGTCAACACATGCACGAAGCGGCTTCTTGGCCACCGCCATGATGGCCTCCGCCATGTTGGTGGTGATGAAGTTCTTCTGGCTCTGGATGCCCATGAGGGGCTGGTTGGACTTCAGGGGCACCGGCGATTTGCATGGCAGCTTCCGGTCCCGGACCTTCTTGCCTGGGGTGTGCCCAAAACATGTGAGTGTGTAAGTGTGCAGTGCCAGGCGCCTCAGAGCGGTGTCAGAAGGTTGGAAGTGGGTGGGGCCTGTTGGGAAGCCACCCGATGCCCAGAACCAAATagcagggtggggtgggtgggctgTAGGATACATCTGACATGCACATGCGCACTCGCACTCAGAGAAGGAGATGGGACGTCCATACGGTGGGAGGGGGGAGCCGTTCTGGGCAGTTCCAAAATTGACAGGACAGGTCAAAAGCAGCCGTGATTTTCCTGGGCCCGCAGGGATCCCCTGGCAGCTCTTCTTCACAGCTTCGTTGGGCCCTGCTGGGTTTCTGGGCCAAGCTCCACGGGCTCCTTGTCACCTGCAAGCGCTGGAGATTTGGGGCAAATACACTCGAGGGAATCCCACCCTCCACGGGATCCTGTTAGCCTTCCAGACCTCCTTTGGGGTCCCCTCCATCAGATACCCAATTCCACCCAGTGATTGGGTGAACACTGGAGGAGGTCTTTTTCTAGCGGTGGGGCCCTGTTTGTAGAAGACTTCCCTGGGAAACTTGCAGAAGATACCAGCAGCCTCAGGTGTGGTTTAACTTTCCAGATTATTTCTAACAGAGTAATGTGAATCCTTGCAGAATTGATCAGTTACTTTCAAAATTCGAgttcaatgatttttaaaaggagcACTCGTGCGTGTACGCAGACATAAACACACCCATTAAACAAGGTCTGGTGCACCGACTGGTTTCAGGTAGTGCAGACTGATGTTTACTTCACTTACCCAAATGAGGTCATGAGAATTTACTTCCAAGGAACATGCCAGGTTAGCCCTAAGAGCCAACGGCTGCGATACAGGGCTGCGGTGACTTCCACCCTGACCGATGCTATTTTATTCATCTACATGTGTGACCACCCCCTGGAAATGGGGGCTGGTGATGTGGTGGGGTTCAGAACCTTTGAAAGCAAGCCAGCAGATGTTTCTGGGCCCAGGCTCAAATGAAGAGCTGCTTTTCAGTACCAAAAAAGGAGATTCTCTTACTTCGCTGAAAGGTCTCAGGACTTCAGAAGAAGTAGATccactttctccctctctctctcaccagGAAGAAGCCTCTTTGCAAGGACAACTGCCTCTTCTGTGGTTGGACATTAGATGCCCGGATGTCCTGAGACCTTGAGTGTTGAACCAgtgtggggtagtggtgaaggtgctggacttggGTCAAGGACGCCCAGTTTCAAGTtcacctcagccatggaagcccccTGGGGGAGTTGGGAGGCTACTCTCAGCCTAGCCAACTGCACAGGATTATGGGCACCTCTGGAGGGGGAGATGTCTTGAGTTCCtggctataa includes:
- the LOC134496114 gene encoding succinate--CoA ligase [ADP-forming] subunit beta, mitochondrial-like, producing the protein MKLLKEAGIPVPYGLVARTPEEAYKVARKIGTNDLVVKAQVLAGGREKGTFEGGLKGGVQIVCSPEEAREVAAQMIGKKLFTKQTGERGRICNQVLVCERRYLRKEYYFAITMERAFQGPVIIASSQGGVRIEDVAAEHPETILKEPVDIVEGLQKKKARQLAEKMGFPLQVVEEAADNMIKIYNFFIKYDAVMVEINPMVEDSTGRVMCMDAKIIFDSNSAFRQQKVFELQDWTQVDEKEREAANAELNYIALDGNIGCLVNGAGLAMATMDIIKLHGGTPANFLNVGGGATVEQVTEAFKLITSNENVQAILVNIFGGLMRCDVIAHGIIMSAKDLELKIPIVVRLQGTRVADAKILIAESGLKILACDDLDKAAKMAVKISEIMSLAKEVGIDVKFHLPP
- the LOC134497512 gene encoding succinate--CoA ligase [ADP-forming] subunit beta, mitochondrial-like, with protein sequence MRLLKEAGVAVPNALVAKTPEEVYAAAKEIGTEDLVVKAQVLAGGRGKGIFEGGLKGGVQMVCSPEEAREVATQMIGKKLFTKQTGERGRICNQVLVCERRYLRKEYYFAITMERAFQGPVLIGSSQGGVSIEDVAAEDPEAILKEPVDIVEGIQEEQALRLAQKMGFQAKVSSEAADTMVKLYNLFIKYDAVMVEINPMVEDSTGRVMCMDAKINFDDNSAFRQKQIFELQDWTQEDERDREAASADLSYVGLDGNIGCLVNGAGLAMATMDIIKLHGGTPANFLDVGGGATAEQVKEAFKLITSDQRVQSILVNIFGGIMRCDIIAEGIILAATELELKIPVVVRLQGTQVEQAKVLIAESSLKILACDDLDQAAKMAVTLSDIVTLARQAHLEVTF
- the LOC134496150 gene encoding enkurin-like, with amino-acid sequence MQEQRKAPCQTMGIPKLQVPTPKEYLRKHSKEPKLPKCKKVRDRKLPCKSPVPLKSNQPLMGIQSQKNFITTNMAEAIMAVAKKPLRACVDQRKGDKFLLDQSGLIQRFLKKKDFGVTPKYIRKRKKEAKQAKKERAPGRQDGLQQKGLTRLSAQERESILEGLKKNWEEINTEFQSLSIAIDTIPKRLHQEKLEAEMKQLEHDISTLESHQFVYIASE